The genomic stretch ggatggatgacacgtgttttaggtcaagtgcggtaaaacgacgtggaggtaacttaaccatgcgcttCCGAAAATTCCGGTTAAAGATTTGCATctacgaaaatttagcgcgggaaaaaaggaggttGAGCGCGGGAAAGGTGGAATCTCCGTTGCAATACCAAATTTGAAGGCAAAGGATTTCCGAGTGAGCgaacccggaatcaagtaaaagttttgaagctcttcaagattctcttctgatccgagctgaatgaagtcggaggaatgatgaatctcggagaacttcgggggctactgttgtgggtatactttatgggtatatcaacggcatggcctagatccggcaagcccgggtggcccatagatggtggtgaggcatgtggcccatcgggctgcCCGATTCTTCGTAGAtcttgaaggatgaagtccagcccaggaacaggaagccggatctctaccgacctacgaaggaggccggatccatgacggcccatgaagtatccggatccagcacgtatttggaagaaggcggatccttgacgtacacggcacgacattgtaccgtagttaggcaacttgtattccggctaggactctccatgtaaaccctagatccgtgcgcctttataagccggatcccggaagccctagaggcacaacgacaactcattgtaacaacgcgaaagcgcccagataattccagacaagcagcagtaggccctgtcatcgtgcaggtgttccgaagctgggtaactcgcgtaccaccgtcccgtgtgcactccgccctatggcccctacttcttctccccctcgtgaggatccctcctcagaggtaccgtcgattaggcaacgacattcTGATTCTAGAAAAATGAGACAAAATAGTATTGCATTATTAATATTATTTAAATATGTGAGCAACCAATCCAAATTACATTCAAAACAACATCGTTCAATAAAGAGAGCAATACCACTTcattttcagtgttgttgttgactaaaagttaGAATGGAGattattttaaaataaaatttaagacTAGAATGTAGACAAttttagaatggagggagtagttcaaTAATATGGTAGTTTGATGACACGAAAACCTCTAGCCCGGGCAACATGCAGCccggtttttctttttcttttttcaaacatcaaaactttcgatttcaaagttTCATAAAATTTCAAAGATGTAGAGAATGTTGTAATCTATCGGTCTGTAAAATTTTCATGTTCAAATAAATTATATTTTTCCCTCAGTAGAAATAACAAAATCTCAGAAAGTGACAAAATCTAGATTTTAGTGTATTGTTTATTACTGTTCACCAATACTAAAATGaagattttttatttttcctgaggccaaaatataacatatttcaTTCTAAAAATTTACACACTTGTAGATTACAATAGTGTCTACATCAtaatattttttcaattttttaaacatATTTGAAATGAATTTTTTATTGGTTCAAAAAATGGCCTACGTGTAGCCCGAGCTATAAAAGTGCATTCTCTTTGATGTTGTATATATTTATACTATGTTGCTAGTTTGTGTATAAATGTGGTCCACTAAAAAAATGTTTGACTTCCAAAAAGTTAAAACATACACTTATTCAGGGAGGGAGGGGTACATTATTTGTGTTGGGTGTACGCCATGGAAATCGATTTCTTTTCTAGTTTTCACCCCTTGATCTAGCAACGTGCAATTACAAAACTACATTGCAAAAGTGCTCTTTTCATTTTCGGTTTCGCTGAAAAGATCAGTAGAAAAGCTCAATATACTCACGTTGCAATATACTAGTAAAACCTACTAGCAATCTTAGGGGTATATATAAAAAAATCTTGCTTAACGTGGCATATCCACGAATAAAAAAATTCAGATTAGGTGTGTCCAACTCAGCTCGCAGAACCTACTCGTCGACCAGTGTCTGGAGAAAAGATCTACGTGGTATTTGACGTCTTGCTTGCTCCCAAACTAGCACCATAATTAAACCGGGCGCGATCGATGCCACGCCAAGCGCATCTAGATCGAAACCATCACAAAAAAATAATACTATCAAATAGACCTCTCCCGGCGCAAAGAAGATGGTGATAGGTTGGATGGCGTCTGCCTCTCGCTGCAGCAATCACACGGCACCATTTGGAATAAAGGAGAAAATTTCTGCACCAGGGAATTATAGAAACCTGAATGTGTCGCTGTCCTTTCGAGCGTTGCCGACGTAGCTCGGGCCCATTGTTTTCGTGCCATTCTTCGGAGGTACTCCTTCGAAAATTGTCTAGAGATGGATGGGGCCATTCGATCTTTGGAGCAACCTGGTCCGCAGCTGTCCGTTTCAGCAACTCTAGTACCCATCTCCTCCGGAATAAtatctgttagagcatctccagtcgcgtcccccaaaccgtcccccaaaccgcgccggattgagcgtttgggggacgtgttttgctcgtgccgcgtttgggggacgtcgctcccagccGCGTCCACCAAGCGCcgaccccaaatgaatatttgtgcaggaaaataaaggttttcattcaattttgattatatattacaaagtttgaatgaaaacggctagatttcatctaaacctaggctgCGACCGCCGgccggcgcgttcgacggccccgcccgtcgtcgcctccctacGCCgcggctcctcctgcgcgcgcctcctctccttgcgttcggcggtggccggacggtgccggctcccgccgatagtcctcctccgtgCTCCCGTGCCGGGCCGgcgggagggagagctcgatggcgcgacgaatctccgcctcttcgcgggcacgggcgtcgtccggagcttcttctccgactcgaaggactcgacgagggcgcgttgctcgatcggccgtctcgtccgggtgcggggcgtcgtcgtcggaccggtcgaactcgtcgtcgtcgtcgtcgtcgtcctccgcctcggtctcctccgcctcggcctcctcctccagtggcgcctcctcctccacatgcggttggcgcctccatcatcgccgccgcatgcgcgtcggccgccgctagctcgctccgcccgcctcgccatagcgccgtagcgccgactcccgctgtcgacggctcctccgccgtcgcctgctgctggagctcgatcgactcacgccgccggcgctcggtcGAGTCACGCCGGTTCACGGAACAggcgccgccgctcatcgcgcgcgcgccggcgctcgtcgagcccgtcgctgctccatctcctcccgtgccggcgccgtcgcgcctcttgtcccgtcgaggcgtcgaacgccgcaacggtgtcgcggcTGCTCGCTCTGCccgcgctgctgccgccgcggcctcctcggcggcggagcgagggcggagaacgccgcaagaTCCGCCGCCTGCTTGCGCCTCACGCCGgcctggcgggcctcctcctcgagtgcctcctcgagtgccgcacgccgcggccggctcgtcaatggaggagacggcggtggaggaagtggccatcgccggggcggttcgccattgcccgcggtgatggaggaggcggctgtggagcgacgagggctgtgtttgttgccggcggggtgtggtggctaccattgatgagccgggagaccttttatagacgccggcgtcgggaagaaagcgcgggaacggacgagaagaggcgggaagatcgcgcgggaacgggcggtggcgtgcgaacgccggcgacgcgtggaggccgcgcggcaccgacgagacgtctcgcctgcccctccgtcgccattaaggcaaagatgccgccgtgtgtcactgcgcgcgaataacttccgtcgcgaggtaggcgacggttaggttaaaattagccgtgcggccgacgcgtcggcccgccactccccgcctcgcttttcgttatgtccggcgtgcccggagcgtcccctgtggggcggggacgggctcggggcgccggacaccatatcggaccgcgccggacaaaaagaggctttgggggacgcggctggaacgctttttttgtccggcgcgccccaaatcgctttgggggacggtttgggggacgcgactggagatgctcttagtagcaTACAGTATGATCTTAAATTCTTACATGAACATGGGATGCCATATGAGGGGTAATTAAGAAAAGATTGCAGTAGCTCCCTCGATACATTTTTTTGTTAGGAAACTTGCGCTTAACAATTTAGGAAAAGGGTGAAACGCATTCTATCATAAAATGGAACCTGTAGCTAGATATGGATTTTGTTAGTTGTTGAGAATATCAAGGGGATGGTTACGTTCTAGCTCATGTAGATGAGAACAAACGCATTTTTTTTTTCACTTGGCTGCATGCATGGATAATTGTGGTTGTTAGATGGATCTTTTTTCCTTCAGGACGTGGGAGGGTATTTTTGTCTTTAAATGAAAATGTGACACCGGACATTCACCAGTTTGTTTTTAATAGTAACCCAGCATCACCGCACCGCTCTGGTGTTCCAATAGTCGTCATCGCTGCCACGCCAGACACCACACCACTCTGGGGTTAACCATCACGTGCAGAGGGCTTGACTGCGGCACAGATCGGGGCGTGGAGGCGGTGGGAAACCCTCGGAGGAGAAGGTTGGGCCTCACCGACGCAGGTGGTGGAGAGAGACGGAGGCGGGGAGCCAACACGAGTCGGTAGGTTGCGGCGGCCGGAGCTCCATGGGATGTGTCCGCCAACGCATGCGACCAAGAGGGAGCGTGGGGTCGGGAGGCTGctccggcggcgacggtggcacaGTTCAAAGGACCAGCCTGGTCCTGTGCCACAGATCGAGCGAGATGGATGCTGCAGTTTCTGGATGGAAATTGGGGATGGCTCGTACCTGCTTTGGTCGAGCCCCTTTTTTCTcccgctgggacgagtgacgggcgCACGAAAAGGGTGAAACGCATTCTATCATAAAATGGAACCTGTAGCTAGATATGGATTTTGTTAGTTGTTGAGAATATCAAGGGGATGGTTACGTTCTAGCTCATGTAGATGAGAACAAACGCATTTTTTTCTCACTTGGCTGCATGCATGGATAATTGTGGTTGTTAGATGGATCTTTTTTCCTTCAGGACGTGGGAGGGTATTTTTGTCTTTAAATAAAAATGTGACACCggacattcaccagtttgcttttaatagtaaagattgtaTAGATCGTGGTTCCACAATTTTCGTCATGGTTTTTGTTCAAAAGAAGCGAAGAGAGTAAATAAAAATCTGTGGGGATATTCGATCTACTATGTGAAGGAAAAAACACCTACAAAACGAAGTCCAAAGGAAGATTCCTTATGTTGGACATACATACTCTCGTCGAGGTTTGGGTTCTTTTCATGCGAGTTATGGTTGTCGACGGAGTCTGTCGTAGTGGCTTTGGATGGTCGAAAGATGTTGAATTTAATGGTACAAGTGTCAGACACAACAAGCATGTAACAAAGAATCCAAGACTACGTATAGCCTACACTATGACAAATTAGTGTTTGGGTGGCCACGGCAAGCCCTTCATGGGATCTGGTCCATCTATTTGACGGTGGTCGGTGCTAGAATGATTATGCACTCTTTAGTGGCGGCGTTGATTTGAGAGATTTGAGGCCAGGTGTAACGCTTCAACTTGGTTAAAACCATCATAGGAGGCTGCATAGCAAACAACTGCTAAACTTGTACCATCATTATTGTATTTTTACGAGGGGTTCCTTGAGAGGAGGCCACGAACATTACTAGATCGTGAGGAAAGGGAGGAAAATGTGTATGTTTCACCCATTGGATCCCCATATAAATGTACGTAATTCTTTGATTTATGCATTTTTTTGCAAATATTTGCTATGTTGATCATCAAGCAGTGCTAACTTATATGAGATCTGCTATACTCTATGCCTCACTCTTGTAGTTACCCACCCTCTCTCCTCTCATGATGATTCGCCAAGTGATCTTAATGTGTCACATTTGCTAGATTAAAACATTCTACTCTATTTATTTTCTTGTGGAAACAACTATACAATTTAGGGGAAAGAACTTTGTTAATAAACCTCCTTTCCACGCGGAACCCACGGGGAACCTAGTTTTAGATCTTGAAACCTTCAATGTTCCTCCAAAACCTTGAACCCGGAAAGAATGTTCTAGAGCCAATTGAACCTCCATCGTCCAAATGACACGCAATTCAACCGTAGAACGTGCAGCCTGAAATTTCGAGTACCCTGTTGCAAGCTCATCACCTCCATTCAAAACCAGCATGGCATTGATTTGGTGAGCGAGCATGTGGCACAAAAAACCTTTCAAAATTAATGAATATAGGACAAGTACAAAACCGCTAGGTGTCCTACGCGAGGCAGAGAGGAGAAGGCTGGATCCGGGTTTGCCTGCCTGCCGCGTGCCGCCTTCAATAATTCCCATATGCGGCTCTGCCCCCTCCCTGAGGCCAGCTGCTGGCCCACCTGTCAATTAATATACCCAAACGTTCTCCACATACAGTACGACTACACCCACCCACTGACATCTCGTCCCAGGTACCACCGGACCCACGCGCCAGCCTAGCGGGTGCCCAGCAGCGGCGCACGGGAGGAATATCGTACTGTATCATAAAAAATCGGAGCCGGCCACGCAGGGCAGCAGATGATAGTCCACAGAGTCCCAGCCCACACTGACGCCCACTCATCATCATctccctcctccgcccgcccgcgcCCCCGGGCGAAATCGACACCGCAGCGCCCGCGCCGTGGTCACGGAAACCTTCCGAAACCGGCAGGGATTCCCCTCTTATACACCCCCCGCCCCCTCCCGTCCCGCCAGCTCGCGAGGTTCCCGTGCCCGATCGGAGATCCAATCTCGGGTAAGCGAGCCAAGCTCTGTTTCTTGCTCTTCTTTTGTGTGGAGTCGAGGCTCTCTCGAATCTGATTTGTTCTTCGGGGTTGCTGGTGCGCGTTGCTGTTTTGTATTCGGGATTTGGCGTGCTGACGATTGTTTCTGTTGGTGGTGATTGTGCTGTGCAGGGGTGAGATTCGCCGGCCATGTCGGGCGCCGTGCTCGTGGCCATAGCGGCCTCCATCGGCAACCTGCTGCAGGGCTGGGATAATGCGACCATCGCAGGTACGCAATTCATCTCTTCTCCAGGGAAAAGAGCTGGTCTTTTTACGCGGTTGGATGCCATGTCTTTATGTTGCACTAGGGGGCCGTGTTAGGTACAGCAATTATTGGGAAATCTTGTCGGCTCCGATCATGACGGATTTGCTGGAGCTGCATGTAgtagtaaaaaaaataaaattcttTCTCTTGATCCGCTAAAACTGATCAACCAACCGAGATAAAATCCTCACGCCCAGTTTCCAGTTTTCTGGATGGATCCCATACATGATCCCTGCATCTGAATTCGATGATACCCTCTACGCCAACATGTTTCAGAACTCTGAATTGATACCGAGAGTTTTGACTCCACGCTGACCATGTTGACTTGCCGGTCCTTTCTCTTTACTGTTGTAGATCGTCTGAAACTCCGAATGCTGTATTTCCGTTATGATAAGCAATGGAGAGGGGAGCAGTCCCAgatggaaatttttttgtttgacTTGCTGGTGTTGGTCTCTCCAGGTGCTGTCCTGTACATAAAGAAGGAGTTCAGCCTGGAGACGCAGCCGCTGATCGAGGGCCTCATCGTGGCCATGTCGCTCATCGGCGCGACGGTCATCACCACATTCTCCGGGGCGGTGGCCGATTCCTTCGGCAGGCGGCCGCTGCTGATCGCGTCGGCTGTCCTCTACTTCATCAGCGGCCTGGTGATGCTCTGGGCGCCCAACGTGTACGTGCTGCTCCTGGCGAGGCTCATCGACGGGTTCGGCATCGGTCTGTCCGTCACCCTTGTCCCTCTCTACATCTCGGAGACCGCACCGACCGACATCAGGGGGCTGCTCAACACGCTGCCACAGTTCAGCGGGTCCGGAGGGATGTTCCTCTCTTACTGCATGGTGTTTGCCATGTCCCTCATGCCGCAGCCTGAGTGGAGGGTCATGCTTGGGGTTTTGTCCATCCCGTCGCTAATATACTTTGCGCTGACAGTCTTCTACTTGCCTGAATCGCCGAGATGGCTTGTGAGCAAAGGAAGAATGGCTGAGGCCAAGCGCGTGTTGCAGAGACTGCGGGGAAGGGAAGATGTCTCAGGTTTGTCTGTCTTCTCTGTAAATATACTAGTGTAATTACCTGTATAATAGCCATAAAAAATCCATGATGGTTTTCCTCATTTTGCATTAACTGTGCAGGCGAAATGGCCCTTCTTGTTGAAGGATTGGGTGTTGGGAAAGATACACACTTTGAGGAATACATAATTGGCCCTGATGACGAGCTTGCTGATGATGGGCTGGCTCCAGATCCAGATAAGATGAAACTCTACGGACCGGAAGAAGGCGTATCGTGGATCGCCCGTCCTGTTAGGGGTGGTGCCCAAAGCGCACTTGGAAGTGCGTTGGGTCTCATGTCTCATCATGGGAGTATGGTTAGTCAGGGTAAATCTATCGTGGACCCTCTAGTCACTCTTTTCGGAAGTGTCCATGAGAAGATGCCTGAGGTAATGGGGAGCATGAGGAGCACACTGTTTCCTAACTTTGGCAGcatgttcagcatggcggaacaGCAGCAAGCTAAAGCTGACTGGGATGCCGAGAGTCATAGGGATGATGAGGACTATGCATCAGATCATGGTGCTGATGACATTGAGGATAACCTCAACAGCCCGCTTATTTCTCGTCAAGCGACAAGCGTTGAAGGAAAAGAGATTGCTGCACCTCATGGAAGCATAATGGGTAATGTGGGTAGAAGTAGTAGTATGCAGGGAGGGGACGCCGTCAGCAGCATGGGCATTGGCGGCGGATGGCAGTTGGCTTGGAAGTGGACCGAGAGAGAAGGCGCAGATGGGCAAAAAGAAGGCGGTTTCCAACGTATTTACTTGCATGAAGAGGGTGTGCAAGGCGACCGGAGGGGCTCTATATTGTCTATGCCAGGAGGCGATGTTCCTCCTGGTGGTGAGTATATCCAGGCAGCTGCTCTAGTGAGCCAACCAGCTCTTTACTCAAAGGATATAATAGAGCAGCAGCTGGCTGGTCCTGCCATGGTACATCCATCTGAGACAGCTGCTAAGGGCCCTAAGTGGGCAGACCTATTTGAACCTGGAGTG from Lolium rigidum isolate FL_2022 chromosome 4, APGP_CSIRO_Lrig_0.1, whole genome shotgun sequence encodes the following:
- the LOC124706125 gene encoding monosaccharide-sensing protein 2-like; protein product: MSGAVLVAIAASIGNLLQGWDNATIAGAVLYIKKEFSLETQPLIEGLIVAMSLIGATVITTFSGAVADSFGRRPLLIASAVLYFISGLVMLWAPNVYVLLLARLIDGFGIGLSVTLVPLYISETAPTDIRGLLNTLPQFSGSGGMFLSYCMVFAMSLMPQPEWRVMLGVLSIPSLIYFALTVFYLPESPRWLVSKGRMAEAKRVLQRLRGREDVSGEMALLVEGLGVGKDTHFEEYIIGPDDELADDGLAPDPDKMKLYGPEEGVSWIARPVRGGAQSALGSALGLMSHHGSMVSQGKSIVDPLVTLFGSVHEKMPEVMGSMRSTLFPNFGSMFSMAEQQQAKADWDAESHRDDEDYASDHGADDIEDNLNSPLISRQATSVEGKEIAAPHGSIMGNVGRSSSMQGGDAVSSMGIGGGWQLAWKWTEREGADGQKEGGFQRIYLHEEGVQGDRRGSILSMPGGDVPPGGEYIQAAALVSQPALYSKDIIEQQLAGPAMVHPSETAAKGPKWADLFEPGVKHALFVGIGLQILQQFAGINGVLYYTPQILEQAGVGILLSNIGLSSLSASILISALTTLLMLPSIGIAMRLMDMSGRRFLLLSTIPVLIVALAILVLVNIVDVGTMVHAALSTISVIVYFCFFVMGFGPIPNILCAEIFPTSVRGICIAICALTFWIGDIIVTYTLPVMLNAIGLAGVFGIYAVVCILALVFVYMKVPETKGMPLEVITEFFSVGAKQGKEATD